Genomic segment of Petrotoga sp. 9PW.55.5.1:
AAATTCATTTGAAAGGGAAAAGAATATCTAACGATTTAGATATTTCAAGCTTAGCAAAAAGTACACCTGGATTTGTTGGGGCAGATCTTGAAAACATGGTTAATGAGGCCGCCCTTTTAGCAGCCAGAGATGATAGAGATTTTATTTCAAATGATGATTTTCAAGAGGCAATAGAAAGAGTAATAGTTGGACCATCAAGAAAATCTAGAAAGATTAGTGAAAAAGAGAGAAAGATCGTTACTTATCATGAATTAGGACATGCAGTATTAGGATATTTGCTTCCATATGCTGATCCCGTTCACAAAATCACCATAGTACCTAGAGGACAAGCCGCACTTGGTTATACAATGCAACTTCCAACAGAAGATAGATTTTTAATAACAGAACCTGAAATTAAAGATAAAATCGTTGGTATGCTTGGAGGAAGAGCTGCTGAAGAAATAATATTTAATGAAATTACTACTGGTGCAGGTAATGATTTAAAAAGGGTAACTGAATTGGTTAGGGAAATGGTTGCTCAAATGGGTATGAGCGAAAAGATTGGACCTATTGCTTGGGGGGAAGAAGAAGGTGAAATATTCTTAGGGAGAGAAATCACAAGAATGAAGAACTTTTCCCAAGAAACAGCCAGAGAAATAGATTCTGAAATAAAAAACTTTATTCTTAATAGTTATGAAAAAGCTAAGAAATTATTATTAGCTAACAAAGAAAAACTTGACTTACTAGCAATTTATTTATACAACAAAGAAAATATTTCAGGAAAAGAATTCTATAAGATGATGAAAATGGATTTGGAAGATTTAAAAAATTATGTATATAATGATAAAGAAGTTACTCAAACAGAGATTTTTACATCTTATGCTTAATGTATATATTTCTTAATTAAGAGGTGTTTTACATGGTTAACAAAAACGACAAAGAAAATCTGATAAATCGTTTAAAACGAATTGAAGGACAAGTTCGGGGTTTGCAAAAGATGTTAGAAGAAGAAAGAAGATGTGAAGATATATTAACTCAATTGTCTGCTGTAAAAGGAGCGCTAAATAAAGCAGCAGAAGAAATTATGAGGGGTTATACTAAAAGTTGTATTATTGAGTACGAAAAAAGTGGTAATGATAAAATGCTTGATGAGTTGATTGAGGTTTTATCAAAATTCAGAGAAATATGATTCGTTTTTATTAAAACATATTATTAAGGAGAGAAGCATATATGAGTAAAAAGAAAAAGAAATTAATATCGATAATAGTAATTTTTGGTTTATTTATTACTTCCTGGATTTTTGCAGACAGTGTTTACAATAGTTATCAAAACAAAAATGCCGAGCAAATATACTATGAAAAATTTGAAGAACCGATTTATTCAGTTCTTTACTATATTACTAATTATTATTATAATAAAGACAAAATAGATTATGATAAAATATTAGACTCTACTATTGAAGGCATGATTCAAGGTTTGGAGGATCCATTTGCTTGGTATCTTGATTCTGTTGAAACTGAAGAAAGTAGAATTGATATAGAAGCTAAATACGGAGGTATAGGTTTAACTATAAGATATGACTACGATGCAAAAGCTGTAGTGATTGTTTCCCCTATGAGCGGTACTCCGGCAGAAAGAGCAGGATTAATGCCCAATGATTACATTTTATCTGTGGATGGAACTCCTACCTCTGAATTAGGAATAAATAAGGCTGCTTCTTTAATGAGAGGTGACCCCGGCACAGCGGTAACTTTAGAAGTTTATAGGGGCTCATGGAATGAACCAAAAAATGTGACATTAATCAGAGAGATTATTGAGACTAGAACAGTAAAACACGATATTATTAGTTATAACAATGAAACTTATGGCTACATACTTTTAACTAATTTTGCAAAATCAAGTTCTCAAGAAATGAGTGAAGCTTTGGAAAGTTTATCAACAAAAAGTATAAATGGACTCATTTTAGATCTTAGGAACAATCCAGGAGGTTTGTTGCAAGCAGCAATAGATATCACTTCAATGTTTTTGAAAACAGGCGAGATAGTTAGCGTTTCGTACTTTGACAATACTAAAGAAACTATTTCCACTATACCTGGTAAGTATAATGCTTTTTTGAGAGATTTACCTATTGTAGTTTTGGTAAATAATGCTTCAGCATCAGCTTCGGAAATTTTTACTGGCGCACTAAAAGACAACAATGTGGCAACTATTATCGGAGAAACAACATACGGAAAAGCAGCCGTTCAGTCTACATTTTCTTTAACTACTGGGGGAGAAATTTGGTTACCTATTGCTCAATATCTTACTCCGAATGGAAGCGACATACATTTAAAAGGTATAGCTCCAGATATTGAAGTTAAGAACCCTGTTAAAGAAATTGTTTCTTTCGATGAAATTTCAGAAGAGGAAGCATTTCAAGCGTTTTTAACAACTACTGATAAACCTGTTCTGGATTTAGATAATGATTTACAATTAAAAGCTGCTGTTGATTTTTTATCGGGAGGTAAATAAGGTGCGCTTTTATGGATGGGTATTACTTTCTTTTTTGGTTTTTTTCGTTGCTTCATTCATTTTATATTTTTCATTTGGTCGTTTAGAAATTAATGCTTATTCTTTAGAAAAATCTCCCAAATTTAATGTGAGAAATTCTAATTATGATATTTCTTATTTAGATACACAATTAAAAGATATTAAAAATATTTCAACAGTTAGTAGTTACATTATTGATAAAAATTTTTTTGTTGGAAATATAGAATATAATTTGACGGATAATTTATTAATAGTTAAACCTTTGAATAAAAAAAATTATAACGATTTAAGAAATCTAATTGTTTCAATGAATATTGATTTTATTGAATCTAATAATGAATACGAGTTCTTTGGCTTGAATCTAACATATTATCAATTAATGACTAAGAACATATATATTGAGCTCACTCCAAGAATAGGCCTTTTAAGTATCGATGAATATAGCGATGAAATTATAAACATCCTTGAATCAAGCTATAATTTATATACCAAAGAAAATTATCGCCCATATTCATTTAATAGCGATATTTTAAATACTCTTCATCAATTCGGAGGAGTTCTGATAGATGAAGAGATTTTAAACATTACCAATATACAACCACTTTTTGATATATTGAAGGAACAAAACCTTAAGGTTGATAACTCTATTTTAGTTTATAGCTTTTAATAGGTGAAATAATGACTGATATCTTTTTGGATTTCTTTAATTCATTTGTATCTCCAAATAAGATTATTAATTCAACAAAAAACTCGTTCTTTATTCCGCTTTTTATTCTTGGTTTTTACGTATTTTCACCAATTTTTCTAACAAAGATGCAACTATTAGATATAGGACATTTTGATATATTCAGAATCAAATTTGTCTTATTTGTTTTGTTTTTTTCATACCTTAGTTCAGGAATCAGAATAATTTTTTCCTCTAACAATAATCTATATTTTTCTTATATTTCTTCAACTTCGCCTATGATAATAGGTTTATTAGGAAAGTTATTCTTTAATTTTTCTATATTGTGGATCATTATTTTGAGAAGTTACATCGATATTGGAGAGAAGAATTATCATTCGTTAATAGTGGGCACTGCATTTGATTTATTCTTGATTTGGTGGTTACTGTGAGAAAATATAACAATTTTTTTTTCAAAACTTGCAAATTTTATAGTTAGAAATTCTCTTTATTTGATAATTTTGGTCATGATTTTCACAGTCTTTTTTGGAATTATTTCAACCCAACTGCGAGTTAATTCTGATTTATTAGAAATAATGCCTCAAGATTCAGAAATAGTTATAGAACTTCAAAAGGAACTTTTATTATTAGAAGATTCCGATGTAATGGTGGCCGCTTTTTTTTTAAATGAAGAATCAGATCCACATCAAATTGCAAAAGCTTTTTCTGAACAAATGCTTCAAGAGAGTACCTTTTCTACTTTCATACAGACTGATCTCTCTTTTTTGTTCTCTTATGGGATTATTAATTTAAGCCAGACCGATATTTTGTATGAAATCTATGAAAACATTCAAAACTTAACTAACAATCTTACAGGAAATTTCACTTACGATTTTAAAATCTTTGAACAAATTGATAATTTTATTGATAGTATCTATTCATTAGAACAAGTTTTGGAGGAAGGAGATAGTTCTGATCCAGTAAGTTCTTATTACGCACTTTCTCCAGATAGAAGAATTATGATCATGGGGCTCACTTTCAATGAACCGGCTAGTAATTTAGAATATGTAAATTACATTGTTCCAAGGGTAAAATCGATTTTGAAAAATATAGAAAATAATTACAATATTCGTACGGGACTTACTAATTCATACATAGGAGCTTATGAATCCAATAAAACGGTAATGGAAGACTTCACAAGGACGACAGTTCTTTCTATAATTCTTATAACTATTCTTTTTGCTTTCGCTTTTGGAAACTTCACTCTATCCTTTATTGTTTTGATTGGATTACTTGTATCCACTTTGTTGACACTAGGATTTATAACTCTAACTTTTCAAGAACTTAATATCGTTACTTCTTTTGTCATGGCTATAACATTAGGTTTGGGTATAGATTATGGTATTCATATAATAACAAGATTTTCAAAACATATGGAAGAAGAGGAAGATTTTATTTCTGCACTTACTTCTACATACAAAGGAGTTATTTCACCAATATTTCTAGGTATGATCACAACTATTCTTGTTTTTTTAACTCTTTTATTCATGGGCTTACCAGCTTTCAATGAGCTTGCAATTGTTAGTTCTATAGGATTAATAATATTCTTTTTAGTTATGTCTTTTTTTGTCCCTGCTTTAGTTTACATGTTTAAAAATAAGATTAAATTTGGTTCTTTATCCTTTAAAATAAACAATTTTTTTAAAACTCTTCCTCACAAAATTTCGCAAAATTCTAAGATCATTTTTATTGTTATAGCTCCTGTTGTTTTAATCTTTAGCGTCATTGGAATATTTAATTATATTAACTTTTCATATACTCCACCTGGACTAATTTCTTCGGAAGCAGAATCTGTAAAAATCGGAGAAGAGGTTTTATCGCATTTTGGAACTGCTTCTTTTGATACAATGCATTACCTTTTAAGAGTTGATGAAGATTTGGAGAAAACAAAAAAAGAATTGATGGATACCGGCGTTGTGAAATCTGTAAGTAGTTTACCTGATATTATTAGAGAGAACATCGGGGATTTCCCAATTATAAAAAGTCAATTAGAGGGTTTTTCACAGGTAATCAATAATCCAATTATAATATCTATTTTAAATAAATACAATCTTTACTCAGATAGTTTAAAGTTAATAGATGCCGCTGCGAGATCTTCCGATCTTTACCATTTTACCCTTAACACTTTGAATATTTTACCTGAAGACCTTAGGAATAATTTTCTTGTCCAAAAAGATGGATATGATTATCTTGTTTTGGAGATAACTCCAAAGTTTACTTTATGGGAAGATAACGGCATAAAAAAATTTTTTGATGCACTTGGTGAGGAAAAAACCGAAAGAATAATGGGGCTTCCTAAAGCTACATACAAGATTATGGAAATGGTCAGAAACCGATTTTATATCCCCCTACTGCTTTCATTCGTTTTTATATGGGGAACAACTGCAATAGTAAGAAAAAACGTTATACAACCTTCCGAAGCTATGTTAAGTTTAATCTTGTCAGTCTTATCAACATTTGGTGTATCTTATTTAATTGGGATAAGAGCAACTTTTGTCACAGTACTAACCTTTCCGTTAATTTTTGGAATTGGTATAGATGGATTTCTCCACCTATACCATACTTTCAGTGAAAATAAAATGAACTTCTGGAATTCTTTGAAATCTATTACATTTTCTCTTATAACCACTACATTATCCTTTTTAAGTTTTCAAGTCTCAAGAGGAGACCTACTAAAAGAATTCAGCTTAACTATGTCCATGTCTTTAGGTTTTACTTGGCTATTCACAACAATCATATTTATAGTAAATAGAGAAATTCTCAGGAAATTTTGGAGAGGTAAAAAAAAGACTGATTAGTTAGTTCAAACTATTTAATTCCAAACATATCACTTGTTATTGCTAGAGGCAAATTAAGCCAATAAAACAAACTAAAATCAAATTGAATATAAATTAGATAATCAAACTCTTCCTTACCAAAATTGTAATTAACATCCGCTCCTGCAACAATCCCATCAAACCTGTACTTTCCAGCTTCAAAGGAAACATAAGGTCGCCATAATACTCTATCAATACTGCTTCCTAAATAGATAGATTTTTCTTGGTATCCGACATAAGGGTTAATTTTACTATTAAAAACAACAAAAGGTTTATCCACATAAGCTACTAATCCAGAATTTGAATAATAAGATATACCCGTTCCTAATTCATATATATTATAATTATTTACAGCGTATGGACCATATTGAAAAATCCCTTGAAGTCCGTAATAATCAAATGAAGTATTTTCAAAAGCTATTTCTAATCCTAAAGCTGAATTAATGTAATTCCCTAAATACCATGTGTAACTATCAGAAATTGAAAAACTAGAAGATAAATTCTCACCATCGAAACTTAATCCTATGCTATTTGTTGTGAAATAATCAAAGCTCAAAAACAGATCTCCATAGAAATTTTCTCCGTCGCTTAAACCATCTACAAATCCCGAGTAATTCATTGCTTCACTCATGAAAAAAACTCCTGCGCCCAATAAAACATTATCATCTTGATCTGCCAATATCAAAGGAAAAGGAACAAAATAAGGTTTCTCAAAAACATACCTATCTATTTGTTTATTATCAGGATAAAATATTTCAAATTTCTCAAAATCAGTTTGTTGAACTTTATTGTTTAAAGCAAATGAATCTATAACGTTTTGATCTGTATCAATAAAACTCAGATGAAAACCTTCATGGCTATATACAAGATGATAAAGTTTATCTTCAATTAACACCGGATTAAATGCCCCACTTAAATAAGAGGTTAATTGATCTGCTTGTTGAGTTTCAATATTTAATCTATAAATATTGTAAATGCCATCTTTATAATTAGCTGAATAATAAATATAATCATCATACACAAATAAACCCAGTTCTTTTACAGAATCATTGGTAATTTGATACAATCTGTGGGTATTTAAATCAAACGAATAAATATCTGTTTGGTTTTTGTAATTAGCTGAAAAATAAATGATGTCTTGATTTCCCGTAATTTCGTTAACAACATATTTCCCATAATCAATCAATTTCTCTTTTTCTTGAGTGTTTAAATCATATACATAAAATGCAGTTAATCCATTTTCTAATTTTGAATACGCTACTTTATTGTCCGATAAAAATCCAAAACTTGTTACCCTTTCATCGATTAGCTGTTCTCCAGTTCTACAAGAACATTCAAAATACAACTTGTTAGTGTAAAAACCTGTGTTGTAAGTTGTAACCAAATACAAAAGGTCCCCATTAGAATTAACATCAAAAGAATTAACGCTCTTTTTAAGTAGCTCATAATCCTTATAAATACCTTTAGGTTTATCCGGCATTAAAAAATAACCATATAAGGAATCCCCATCAGTTCTAAGATTCCCTGTATCTTTGTAAGTATCATCTACCTTCATCCATGACATTTTATATCCTTTATTTGTTAAAATGTCATACTCTTCCAAATATTTTTGCTTTACATCATACAAAAACCTATTCCAACTCTTTCCTGTCACCCAATAAAACGCCTCATCTATATTAGTAAAAACACTTGTATTTAAAACTCTAACCATTTGTCTTAAGGCCATCTCTCCATAATTATTAACTATCTCTCGAACTAGAATCGTTCCATACATGTAATTAAATCCCGCAGGACTCCAAGTATCTATTTGTGAACCTGAACCCAAATAATATCGAGGAAACTCATTACTCAAAATTTCTGATCTTAGATACATATTAAATAAATCGTCTTCAAACCTTCCATCAAACTCTTTGCTCTCCATATAAATAGACAAACCTTCATGTAAATAACTAGGTTGATGAATCATATTTATGGAATTTTTAATCAATTGGTTTGGAATCCACGAAATCAAAGGGTCTCTTACATCGCTTCCATAAAATATGTGCGTCAGCTCATGAGAAAATACAAATCTACTCCAATCTTCTACATTACCTCCCAATGCCATAAAATCATTAGGGGGATTGATATAAAGTCTTATTACGTTAGTTGAAGTATTTGCAAAAGAGTTAGTAAAATCAACATCATCAAGTATAAAAACAGTTATCTTTCCAGGGTTTGAACCATAAAAATACATATATTTGGCATACAACTCTTCCGCGTAATCTTTAATTTCAGAATAGAAATAATATAAATCCTTTTCAAAAACAAATCTGTAATTCTTCGTTTCTTCCTGATATAATTCTTTAGGTGGAGTGTAAACCATGGAAGAAAAAGCGGCTATAACTATAAATAAAAAAACAAAAAATAAAATTCCTCTTTTGAATTCTTTCTTTAAAATCATAAAATAATCTACTCTCCTTTTAATATCTTTTTTTATTTGAACATCCTATTTTGATTATAATATATTTTACTAAAATTTATATAAAAAATCTTGACAAAGAAACCTTTTTATGATAAACTTATTCTTGTAATTAAGCCGAGATGGCGGAATTGGTAGACGCTGCGGACTTAAAATCCGCTGGGTGGAGACACTCGTGTCGGTTCGAGTCCGACTCTCGGCACCATCTAAAATATATATTTTTCTTTATACTTGGTGCGGGGTGGAGCAGTCTGGTAGCTCGTCGGGCTCATAACCCGAAGGTCGTAGGTTCAAATCCTACCCCCGCTACCATTTGTTTTATGGCGGCGTAGCTCAGTTGGCTAGAGCATACGGTTCATACCCGTAGTGTCAAGAGTTCGAATCTCTTCGCCGCCACCAACATCGATATTAAAAAAGGTGTGGGTATCCCACACCTTTTTTATATTTATAAAAACTTTCAATCAAAAACTCAAAACAACATTTGCTCCAACTTTAAATCCAGAAAGATCGAGTTTTACCTCTTTTTCTCCCTCATATTTCTGATACTCTCCATCTAAAACACGCATCTCGGTAAGGGGTAATTCTGATTTTCTATAACTACCATTTATAGATATTCCTACGTTAGAGTTAAGGTTAAATCTCATTCCCGCACCTACCAAATAACCCCCATCCACTATACTTTACTCCTCCTAAGTCAGCTTCAATACCAATTGAGCCTAATTCCAACTTTCCCGATGAAGTTGTTTCATTGTTATAATATCCCACACCTCCATTTATGTTGAAACTTATAGGAAGAAAGCTATCAATAATCTGCAATTTTAAAACTCCATACGGAGCATACGTCTTTTGTTCAACGGACACACAAGATTTTTCTCCACTACTTTGAAACATCTCAAAACCTGCTTCTATTCCAAATCTGTTACCTATACCTAATCCGGCTTGAGCTCCCAATCCTTCCGTTAAACCTTCGTAACCTTCATAAGCGTTACTTTTTTCGCCATCTACATATGAATCAAAGTTAAAACTGTTGTAACTCACCCCACCTGAAATATCCAAAGCATATATATCTTGATTTTAATGGTTATAAATTAAAAAAGAATTAAAACATTTTTTAATAAATATTGGCTCTATTAATTAAGTCAAAATTTTTATAATCCTTTGGGTTTTTAAAATATTTTTTTGAAAACAAACAAAAATAAAAAGAAAATTATTAATGAAAAAATCCCAGAAAACAAATAAACAGCTTTCAATCCGTTAATAGCATATAACCAACCCATCATTAATGGTGCAATAGTTCCGGATAACTTAAAAAATACCTCTCTTAATGAGAGAACAGCACCACGGTTCTTTTTTGTACTTAATTGAGTTGTTAAGGAGTATGCACCACTCATCAAAAAAAAAGTCGAAAAACCTGCAAGGTAAATAAAAACTATTTTAACATCCTTTAAAGCTTTTAAAAGACCCACAAAATATTCTTTAAAGTTTTCATCCTCTTTTTGGTGAGAATCCTCTAAAAAAACTAAAGTTAATATACCTATTGGAATAGCCAGCAAAGACAAGAAAAAAGGATACTGCCAACCAAATATTGCTAACAAACCACCTATAGAAGGGTATATAGCCAAACCAATATTTGCGACTGTTTCATTGTATCCGATTATCTTTATCCTATCTTTACCTTCAAAAAGATCTCCCATAAGGGTTACGTTTAATGCTCCTAATGAGGATGCTCCGATCCCATTCAAAGCTCTTAAAAACAACAAAACACTAAATTTTCTAGTAAAAGCACATAATACTCCGGAAATTGCATATAAAAAAAGCAAAGGAACCAAGAATTTTTTTCTTCCATACCGATCAGCTAATATTCCAAAAACGGGAGTCAAAAATATAGCGGGAAGATTAAAAAAAGTAATTAAAAGTCCAACTTGTTGTTCAGTTACATTAAATTCATCTTTTAACATAGGGAAAATGGGAGAAATACTTGACACTCCCATAACTACCATTAAGGTTATTCCAAAAATAATCAACATTGAATTTTTAGTTTGGTTATTTGATCTTCTCAACTTTCTCCTCTCTCCCTTTTTATATTTTTTATTTATTCTAACATAAAAGCTAATTTGCCATAATAAAAATATGCATTTTTTATATAAACAAAAAAATAGTTTATCTTTTCAACTATTTTTAATAATCATAAAAAACGGGCTAAGCCCGTTTTTTAAAAAATATCCTAACTATTTGTAAAAAAATAAATTTTCAAATCTTAAAACTCTCAACTAACCCTTTTAACACTGTTGATATTTCACTCAACTCTTTTGCTTCTTCGTTTATCCCTATCGTTTGATTTAGTTTGTTGTCGTAATCAGCCCTCATCAAGATTATTGAAAAGCCTTTTTGAAGTAAATCTTCAAAGGGAACCTCTACAAAACTTTTGTCCTATCATCAGTTTTTATCCTTTGTACTTTTGCATGTATGTAAATTCCATTTTGAAATAGATTTAAGTGTTTCCATGTTCTTTGAACCATATCGTATGCATATAGTATCTGCCACCATATTTAAATTTAGCTAATTTTTTGAAATCAATGTACATTTATATTGTAAAAGTCAATACCTAGATGTACAAAAAAAGGAAAATAAAAATGTACAAAAAATAGAATTAAGAATTAGAAACATTTGAAAACATCATTTTAAAAACCACGTTGTAAGCAACAAGGGAAGTAACTGCAGGTAAAAAAAGTGCTGTTCTAAATACTCCTTTAAGCTTTAATTTTGGATCGTTAAGTATAAATGCGTATATAAGAGCTAAGAAAAGCATTATAGGAACTTGAATAACCAAAATTATAAGAATATTTTTTAATGATTGTAAAAAGTATGTATCTTGAAAGAGCCTTTGAAAATTACCAAAACCCACAAAATTCTTTAAAACACCTCTAGTTGAAAATGTTGATAAATAAAGAGAATACACTAAAGGATAAAAAATAAATAAAACTAAGAAAAAAACTGCAATGCTAACAAAAAAGCAACCCCATTTATTTCGACTTTTTTCAAATCCGGGTGTCATTTTAGAAACCTCCTCCCTCTAATCCTTACTAACTAATAGAATTTATTAGGCTATATATTTTAATAATTAAAGAAACTTTAAAAGTAAGCAAAATAAAGGAAGGCTATGGAAGCCCTCCCTTTTTTAATTTACTATCTACAATTACTAAAATATTTTCTTGAAAACAAATAAAAAGCTTTCAATTCACCTTTATTTCTCCAAATAAATTATTCGACGAATTTTTTTACTTTCTTATAATTTTTTATTTCTTTAGAATAAAGATGGCACTTTACTTCTCTACCATCTTCAAAAACATTTGGGGGTTCAATATTCTTACATACCTCCATGGCAAAAGGACATCTTTCATAAAATTTACAGCCAAGACGTGAAAATTCTTTTACTTCAAGAGCTGAAAGTTTTATATCTTCTTTCCAAGTTCCTTCAGGATCAGGTTGTGGAACTGATTCGATGAGTATTTTTGTGTATGGATGAAGTGGCGAAAGCATAACTTTTTCTATATCTCCAAATTCAACTACATCTCCTCTTAACATTATTGCTATACGATCACTTATATAATAAGCTGTTGCAAGATCATGTGTTATATATAATACAGATACGTTAAATTTATTTTTTAACTCAGCAAATAAATTAACGATCGACATTCTTAGTGAGGCATCAACCATTGAAACTGGTTCATCAGCAATAAGTAAAGAAGGTCTTGTTATTAAAGCTCTTGCTACTGAAGCCCTTTGAAGTTGTCCACCAGATAATTCATTTGGATATCTCCCTTTGATTTCTTTAAGAGTTAGACCAACTGAATTGAGAGGTTCTTCTATAACCTTTAACTTTTCCTCATTTGTCTTTGCTAAATGATAATTGTCAGTCATTTCAAACAAATAGGAGTCTACTTTCTTAAGAGGATTGAATGTCTCAAACGGATTCTGAAAAATTGGTTGTACTTCTTTCATGTGTTTCATTAATTCTTGCCTTTTTTTTATATGGGTTACATCTCTGCCCTTATAAATTACTTTTCCAGATGTTGGTTCTTCTAAACCTAATATCATCCTAGCAACTGTCGTTTTCCCACTTCCTGTCTCTCCAGCAAAAGTTAGTATTTCAGGTTTACCCGCTTCTATATCAAAACTCACATTATTTACTGCTTTTAACTTACTTCCAAAAAACCTTCCGCCTAAATGAAATATTTTTACTAAATTCTTAACTTCTAATAGTTTGTTCGGCAATGTTATCAGCTCCTCAATTTCGTCTGAGTATAAGAAACAAGCTACATAATGCCCTTTTTCATCCTCAATGAGTTTTGGAACATGCTTTATACAAATATCTTTCGCATATGGACATCTTGGATGAAATCTACAACCTTCTGGTGGATTAGCAAGAGACGGAGGATTACCTGGTGCACTTTTTTTTTTGACTTCTATCTCCTATTTTCGGAAGAGAATTAATCAAAAATTTAGAATAGGGGTGGCTAGAGTTGGTAAACAATTTTTCTTTTTTTGAGATTTCAACTATTTTACCCGCATACATTACCATTACTCTATCTGCAATGTTAGCATGTACTGCCATATCATGAGTTACTATTACCATGGTATTTTCTTGTTCTCTATGCAATTGTTTAAGCATTTGAATAACTCCTCTTTGAACTACAACATCTAAAGCTGTTGTGGGTTCATCTGCAAAAATAATTTTAGGTTTAAGGATAGTTGCTAACGCTATTGTAGTTCTTTGCCTCATGCCTCCAGATAGTTGATGAGGATAAGAATTCAAGACTTCCAAAGGTAATCCTAAATATTTTAAATGATCTTCCGTTAACTTTTCAAACTCCTTTTTGTCCTCGGTTTTTTTGTGAGCAGAAATTACATCTTCAAAAGTCTTTCTTATTTTTCTTACAGGGTTAAATGTACTCATCGATCCTTGTGGAATATATGAGATATCTTCCCATTG
This window contains:
- a CDS encoding metal-sensitive transcriptional regulator; this encodes MVNKNDKENLINRLKRIEGQVRGLQKMLEEERRCEDILTQLSAVKGALNKAAEEIMRGYTKSCIIEYEKSGNDKMLDELIEVLSKFREI
- a CDS encoding S41 family peptidase; translated protein: MSKKKKKLISIIVIFGLFITSWIFADSVYNSYQNKNAEQIYYEKFEEPIYSVLYYITNYYYNKDKIDYDKILDSTIEGMIQGLEDPFAWYLDSVETEESRIDIEAKYGGIGLTIRYDYDAKAVVIVSPMSGTPAERAGLMPNDYILSVDGTPTSELGINKAASLMRGDPGTAVTLEVYRGSWNEPKNVTLIREIIETRTVKHDIISYNNETYGYILLTNFAKSSSQEMSEALESLSTKSINGLILDLRNNPGGLLQAAIDITSMFLKTGEIVSVSYFDNTKETISTIPGKYNAFLRDLPIVVLVNNASASASEIFTGALKDNNVATIIGETTYGKAAVQSTFSLTTGGEIWLPIAQYLTPNGSDIHLKGIAPDIEVKNPVKEIVSFDEISEEEAFQAFLTTTDKPVLDLDNDLQLKAAVDFLSGGK
- a CDS encoding RND family transporter encodes the protein MIFTVFFGIISTQLRVNSDLLEIMPQDSEIVIELQKELLLLEDSDVMVAAFFLNEESDPHQIAKAFSEQMLQESTFSTFIQTDLSFLFSYGIINLSQTDILYEIYENIQNLTNNLTGNFTYDFKIFEQIDNFIDSIYSLEQVLEEGDSSDPVSSYYALSPDRRIMIMGLTFNEPASNLEYVNYIVPRVKSILKNIENNYNIRTGLTNSYIGAYESNKTVMEDFTRTTVLSIILITILFAFAFGNFTLSFIVLIGLLVSTLLTLGFITLTFQELNIVTSFVMAITLGLGIDYGIHIITRFSKHMEEEEDFISALTSTYKGVISPIFLGMITTILVFLTLLFMGLPAFNELAIVSSIGLIIFFLVMSFFVPALVYMFKNKIKFGSLSFKINNFFKTLPHKISQNSKIIFIVIAPVVLIFSVIGIFNYINFSYTPPGLISSEAESVKIGEEVLSHFGTASFDTMHYLLRVDEDLEKTKKELMDTGVVKSVSSLPDIIRENIGDFPIIKSQLEGFSQVINNPIIISILNKYNLYSDSLKLIDAAARSSDLYHFTLNTLNILPEDLRNNFLVQKDGYDYLVLEITPKFTLWEDNGIKKFFDALGEEKTERIMGLPKATYKIMEMVRNRFYIPLLLSFVFIWGTTAIVRKNVIQPSEAMLSLILSVLSTFGVSYLIGIRATFVTVLTFPLIFGIGIDGFLHLYHTFSENKMNFWNSLKSITFSLITTTLSFLSFQVSRGDLLKEFSLTMSMSLGFTWLFTTIIFIVNREILRKFWRGKKKTD
- a CDS encoding MFS transporter, with the protein product MRRSNNQTKNSMLIIFGITLMVVMGVSSISPIFPMLKDEFNVTEQQVGLLITFFNLPAIFLTPVFGILADRYGRKKFLVPLLFLYAISGVLCAFTRKFSVLLFLRALNGIGASSLGALNVTLMGDLFEGKDRIKIIGYNETVANIGLAIYPSIGGLLAIFGWQYPFFLSLLAIPIGILTLVFLEDSHQKEDENFKEYFVGLLKALKDVKIVFIYLAGFSTFFLMSGAYSLTTQLSTKKNRGAVLSLREVFFKLSGTIAPLMMGWLYAINGLKAVYLFSGIFSLIIFFLFLFVFKKIF
- a CDS encoding carbohydrate ABC transporter permease, which translates into the protein MTPGFEKSRNKWGCFFVSIAVFFLVLFIFYPLVYSLYLSTFSTRGVLKNFVGFGNFQRLFQDTYFLQSLKNILIILVIQVPIMLFLALIYAFILNDPKLKLKGVFRTALFLPAVTSLVAYNVVFKMMFSNVSNS
- a CDS encoding ABC transporter ATP-binding protein, coding for MPNKLLEVKNLVKIFHLGGRFFGSKLKAVNNVSFDIEAGKPEILTFAGETGSGKTTVARMILGLEEPTSGKVIYKGRDVTHIKKRQELMKHMKEVQPIFQNPFETFNPLKKVDSYLFEMTDNYHLAKTNEEKLKVIEEPLNSVGLTLKEIKGRYPNELSGGQLQRASVARALITRPSLLIADEPVSMVDASLRMSIVNLFAELKNKFNVSVLYITHDLATAYYISDRIAIMLRGDVVEFGDIEKVMLSPLHPYTKILIESVPQPDPEGTWKEDIKLSALEVKEFSRLGCKFYERCPFAMEVCKNIEPPNVFEDGREVKCHLYSKEIKNYKKVKKFVE